The sequence below is a genomic window from Bradyrhizobium septentrionale.
GCGCATGCTCGTCGATGACGTGAAAGACCGGTTCGGAGCCTTGGGTGGAGACGGTAGCAACGGTCATGGCTGGGCTCCCGCGGCGAGAACGCGCGTCCGCGCGTCTTCGGCCCGCACCACCTCATCCGCCGGGATGTGGAAGTCGCGGTGATAGTTGAAGGTGTGGCCGATCGCGACCGCGAGCAGCGCTATGAAGCTGACGGCGGCGAGCCACCAGATGTACCAGATCAGGCCGAACCCCATCACCGTCGCCAGTCCGGCGAGGATGACGCCGGTGCCGGTGTTGGACGGCATATGGATCGGCTTGAAGCCGGTGAGCGGGCGCCGGTAGCCGCGGCGCTTCATGTCCCACCAGGCGTCGTTGTCGTAGACCACGGGCGTGAAGGCGAAATTGTAGTCCGGCGGCGGCGACGATGTCGCCCATTCCAGCGTGCGCGCGTCCCAGGGATCGCCGGTGGTGTCCTTGAGCTGTTCGCGTCTGAGAATGCTGACCGCGAACTGCACCAGCATCGCGCCGATGCCGAGCAGGATCAGGAACGCGCCGAAAGCCGCGATGACGAACCAGATCTGCAAGGACGGATCGTCGAACACGCGGAGCCGTCTGGTCACGCCCATCAGGCCGAGCACGTAGAGCGGCATGAAGGCGAAGTAGAAGCCCGAGACCCAGAACCAGAACGACAGCTTGCCCCAGAACGGATCGAGCCTGAAGCCGAACGCCTTCGGGAACCAGTAGTTGATGCCGGCAAACAGGCCGAACAGCACGCCGCCGATGATCACGTTGTGGAAATGCGCGATCAGGAACAGGCTGTTATGCAGCACGAAATCGGCCGGCGGCACCGCGAGCAGCACGCCGGTCATGCCGCCGATCACGAAGGTCAGCATGAACGCCACCGTCCACATCATCGGCAGCTCGAAGCGGATCCGGCCGCGATACATCGTGAACAGCCAGTTGAACATCTTCGCGCCCGTCGGGATCGAGATGATCATGGTGGTGATGCCGAAGAACGAGTTCACGCTGGCGCCGGAGCCCATCGTGAAGAAGTGGTGCAGCCAGACCAGGTAGGACAGGATGGTGATGACGACCGTGGCGTAGACCATCGAGGTGTAGCCGAACAGCCGCTTGCCGGAGAACGTCGCGGTCACCTCGGAGAAGATGCCGAACGCCGGCAGCACCAGGATGTAGACCTCGGGGTGGCCCCAGATCCAGATCAGGTTCACGTACATCATCGGGTTGCCGCCGAAGTCGTTCGTGAAGAAATTGGTGCCGACGTAGCGGTCGAGCGACAGCAGCGCCAGCACCGCGGTCAGCACCGGGAAGGAGGCGACGATCAGGACGTTGGTGCAGAGCGAGGTCCAGGTGAACACCGGCATCTTCATCATCGTCATGCCCGGCGCGCGCAGCTTGACGATGGTGCAGACCAGGTTGATGCCCGAGAGCGTCGTGCCGACGCCGGCGACCTGTAGCCCCCATATGTAATAGTCGACGCCGACGTCAGGACTGTAGCCGATGTTCGACAGCGGCGGGTAGGCGAGCCAGCCGGTGCGGGCGAATTCGCCGACGAACAGCGACATCATCACCAGCACGGCGCCGCCGACCGTCATCCAGAAGCTGAAGTTGTTCAGAAAAGGGAAGGAAACGTCGCGGGCGCCGATCTGCAGCGGCACCACATAGTTCATCAGGCCGGTCACCAGCGGCATCGCCACGAAGAAGATCATGATCACGCCATGCGCGGTGAAGACCTGGTCGTAGTGATGGGCCGGGAGATAGCCGTCGGAGCCGTTGAAGGCGATCGCCTGCTGCAGGCGCATCATCAGTGCGTCCGCGAAGCCGCGCAGCAGCATCACGATGCCGAGGATCATGTACATGATGCCGATGCGCTTGTGGTCGACGGTGGTGAACCACTCGCGCCACAGATAGCCCCAGAGCCGGAAGTAGGTGACCAGCGCAAACAGCGCGAGGCCGCCGGTCGCGACCACCGCGAAAGTGCCGACCAGGATCGGCTCATGGAACGGCAGCGCTTCCAGATTGAGGCGGCCGAAGATCATCTTGATGAGATCGGGATTCATGCGGCGCTCCTCAGGAGTCTGATTTCGGGCGCTGGCCGAGCAGCAAAGACGTCGATGACGGATGGGCGGGCGAGAACGGCGGCGGCTTCAGCCCGACGCCGCGCAGCGGCGTCAGATCGAGCGGGGCGAGAACGTCGCGCGACGGCGCATCCTTGATCTCGTCCATCGAGCAGATGCCGGCGACAAAGGTCGGCTCGGTGCCGAGCGGCGCGCCGCGGCGGGCGTATTTGTCGTAAGTGAGCGGCAGGGTGTTGTTGAGGCCTTCGCGGCCGAGGCCGCCCTTGGCGTCGATCGCCATCATCTCGCTCATGCACATCTTGCCGGGCTCGACGCACATGTTGAGGATCGCCTTGTAGAGATCGCGATCGACGGTGCCGTAGAGCCGCACCGGATCGTTCTGGCTCGGACGCTCGAGCTGCAGATAGTCGGTGCGGCCGAGCATGTTGGTGCTGGCCTTGGCGTTGGCGACCCACTTGTCGAAGCCTTGGGACGACAGGCTCTTGAAGTCGAAATGCATGCCGGAGAAGCCGGCACCGCTGTAATTGGCGGAGAAGCCGCGGAAGGTGCCCTCCTGGTTGGCGACGGCGTGCAGCTTGGTCTCCATGCCGGGCATCGCGTAGATCTGGCCGGCGAGGGCGGGGATGTAGAACGAGTTCATCACGGAGGAGGCCG
It includes:
- the cyoA gene encoding ubiquinol oxidase subunit II, with translation MRALKLLALLPFAAFLGGCDFVVLAPAGDIAAQQRDLVVISTILMLVIVLPVMALTIFFAWRYRQSNTEAPYEPEWDHSTQLELVIWSAPLLIIICLGALTWMGTHLLDPYRSLGRIAADKPIESKDAPLNVEVVALDWKWLFIYPDYGVAAVNELAAPIDRPIRFRITASSVMNSFYIPALAGQIYAMPGMETKLHAVANQEGTFRGFSANYSGAGFSGMHFDFKSLSSQGFDKWVANAKASTNMLGRTDYLQLERPSQNDPVRLYGTVDRDLYKAILNMCVEPGKMCMSEMMAIDAKGGLGREGLNNTLPLTYDKYARRGAPLGTEPTFVAGICSMDEIKDAPSRDVLAPLDLTPLRGVGLKPPPFSPAHPSSTSLLLGQRPKSDS
- the cyoB gene encoding cytochrome o ubiquinol oxidase subunit I, which gives rise to MNPDLIKMIFGRLNLEALPFHEPILVGTFAVVATGGLALFALVTYFRLWGYLWREWFTTVDHKRIGIMYMILGIVMLLRGFADALMMRLQQAIAFNGSDGYLPAHHYDQVFTAHGVIMIFFVAMPLVTGLMNYVVPLQIGARDVSFPFLNNFSFWMTVGGAVLVMMSLFVGEFARTGWLAYPPLSNIGYSPDVGVDYYIWGLQVAGVGTTLSGINLVCTIVKLRAPGMTMMKMPVFTWTSLCTNVLIVASFPVLTAVLALLSLDRYVGTNFFTNDFGGNPMMYVNLIWIWGHPEVYILVLPAFGIFSEVTATFSGKRLFGYTSMVYATVVITILSYLVWLHHFFTMGSGASVNSFFGITTMIISIPTGAKMFNWLFTMYRGRIRFELPMMWTVAFMLTFVIGGMTGVLLAVPPADFVLHNSLFLIAHFHNVIIGGVLFGLFAGINYWFPKAFGFRLDPFWGKLSFWFWVSGFYFAFMPLYVLGLMGVTRRLRVFDDPSLQIWFVIAAFGAFLILLGIGAMLVQFAVSILRREQLKDTTGDPWDARTLEWATSSPPPDYNFAFTPVVYDNDAWWDMKRRGYRRPLTGFKPIHMPSNTGTGVILAGLATVMGFGLIWYIWWLAAVSFIALLAVAIGHTFNYHRDFHIPADEVVRAEDARTRVLAAGAQP